The genomic stretch GGCCATTGCCGTGTTATGCTCTTCTGGAGTATGCATCGAGCATGCCGGTGCAATTTTCCTTCAAGGAGATACGGAGATCGACAAACGGTTTCAAGGACAGAAtaggagcagcagcagcaggaggATTTGGTGTTTACTATAAAGGGACTCTGACCAACGGGACCGTCATCGCGGTGAAGCGGCTTGAAGGAATCGAGCGGGGCGAGAAAGAGTTCCGGGTTGAGGCCACAAAAATCTGTTGTACCCACCATTTGAATTTGGTCAGATTGATTGGTTTTTGCTCCGAGAGGACTAATAGACTCCTGGTGCATGAGTTCATGAAAAATGGTTCCCTTGATAGCTTTCTCTTCACTGCAAAGGAAAATCCGGGCAAGCTACTGAGTTGGAATAAGAGATTCGCCATCGCCATCGGCGTCGCGAGGGGAATCAGGTACCTTCACGAGGAGTGCCAAGAACCCGTAATTCACGGCGATATAAAGCCGGAGAACATCCTTCTGGATGAGAGCTACAATGCCAGGGTGTCGGATTTCGGCCTCGCAAAGCTTTTGAGTCCAGGCGACAACACCGGCCCGGCTTCGCCCAGCATTGGAGGTACGGGAGGATACTTAGCCCCCGAACAGCTCGCCAACCAGCCTGCGACGCCAAAGTCGGACGTCTATAGCTTCGGATTGGTGCTATTGGAGACTGTGGGCGGCAGGAGGAACTTCGAAGTCTTGGCCGGAACGGACGGGAGGAAGTTCTCTGAATGGGCTCGCGAGGAGCACGGAAAGGGCAACGCAAGAGGGATCATAGACGAGAGGCTTCTGGAGGATGATTGGAACGCGGCGGATTTTGACCAAGCGAGAAGAGTGGTGGCGGTGAGCTTCCGGTGCGCTCAAGAACAACCTTCGTTGAGGCCAAGGATGGGAAGAGTAGTGCAGATGCTTGAGGGAGCCATGGAGGTTGagagaccaccaccaccaccatctccaAAATCTGCTGATGAATTATGTCTGTTCTTAACGTGAAGTCAGCTCATTGTGAATGTGGCTGCGCAAATCACGCGTAGATTACGAGGTTTAATCGTCGATTTATATGAACCGGCCTGTTCATGCTCTTCTTCAAGAGAATGTGTTAAGTAAGATGATTCGAATAACTGATTGAAATTAAAACCATGCGATGTTTCGAGTCTGGCCTTCAAGTGATGGAAAACGAACGAGGTTTAAACCTGCTATGAACCAACCCTTAAATTCAAGCAAAAGTGGGTAAAGGGAAGATTATTTAACTGGGAAATTACCTTAAACGACATCTTAAATCGCGaaaattcaaaaggatttcGTTAAATTATATGATTACGAAAAGTTTATCGTTTTCAATGCACGGTCTATTTGGCGCGTGTTAATTATGATCattgcattaaaaggtaaatgGTTTCTTAAATAGGCATGATTAACGAGCGCGCggagagttctttttcttttttttttaaaaaaaaggaagcagcATAAAACGACATCTCTCAGCTGGCTCGGATATAAAGAAACGACATCACTGACCCATAATTGCTCGGAGTTCAACAAACCCGATTCACGATCTCAACAACCGAATCGAATCCCCTCCGTGCGAAGCTGAATCCGAAACCATTCGCCAATCAACAAACACCAAATCTACCCAATCAAAGCCACAATCACGAATCGGGCAAAAAGTAAGTTGAAATCGATCCGGCCCACTCCCACTACGCGCAACTGGGGAACTCCGTCTCTCGCCGCTCTCGCCGCCGCCGGCTGCCCGCCATGGCCGAACCCTCCGCCGCGGTCTCTTCCCGCAGGCCTCTCGATTTCTCGCCCGATTCGCCTCCGAAGCCTGCTCTCTCGCCCGATCAGTACAAGTTCTGCGCTGAGGCCCTGAGAGCGCTCAAAGAGAAACTCCAGATGCCCGAGAGGATCTTGCAGGAGTTCGGTCACTTGCAGGTTCCATTTCtacttccttttcctttcgtcgtcgtcgtcgtcgtcgtcgtcgtcgttgtcgtcgtcgtcgtcgtcttatTTCATCCGATTCCTCTTGCTTGGGATGAAGAATTTTAGAGAACTGTCGAACTGAAAGACTCTTCGGTTGCGATTTCCAGTTTGTATGACTATGTTATGCGCATTCTGGAAATTTTCGATTTGAACTATTTAGCGGTTTCCGAATGTGGTCCTGTTATATGTTCAGATGCAAACtaaagttatttatttatttcatggaGCTGATTGTTGGGCTTGTCATGTGTTTGCTCTCCTACAATTTAGCGATTCATGTTATTGTTGGCGGCAGGCAAGCAGAATAAGGCCATCTGAGATGATGAGGAGCTGTACCGTCGCTCTGGATGTCGTCAATTTGAGCAAAAATCGCTACACAGATGTTGTGCCATGCAAGTATCAACCTTTTGATCTGAATACTCAGTCGTGGATTTATTGCATGTCCTTTGCAACGTGTTAAGGTTTTTATGTTGCTTTCTGGTGTATTGATTTCAGTTGACAAGAATAGAGTTGTTCTGGACCCATGTAAAGATTACAGGCCTGCTGCGAGGGGTTACATTAATGCAAGCCTCATCACGGTGAGTTGGTGTTCAGGAAAGTTCATAAGGATGATTGAATAGTCTTTtcatattcaaatttttatggATCCTCGTATCAGGCTTCATCAAGTAAAAACATTAGTCAATTCATAGCCACACAAGGCCCATTGCCACATACCTATGAGGACTTTTGGGAGATGATACTCCAGCATCGTTGCCCGGCAATTGTCATGCTTACTCGGTTGGTTGACAGCTACAGGGCATTTAATTCCGCAGGTGTCAAGGTAGTTTGGTTTTGCTAGCTGCGCACTCATTGCTTTTCTTATGTTCTTTCCGTATATCATGCGTACTCGTTTTATCTACTTTCAAGATGCCTTTAATCCATTAGCGGTAAAAGTTAACCATGCCTTTGGCAATTGCAAAAGAGAATCAAGGTTCATGTTTGAAGAATGAAATTATGATATAAAACAGAAACGAGCTAATCTATcttgtttttggatttttccattGATTTGTCCAGCCATAATGgtgctttttatttaatttcatgAAGATTGCATGGCCCCAAAAAGTCTGAACGATCTTTTAGTTTAGCCAATGAGCTTTAAAATCTGAGGCTTCAGAGCCTAAGTTTTCATTTCTCTGCGTTCTGGGTCCTATTCCGTAGCTAAATAATTGAGAGAGTTCGAATGTGACCCAAAAGGACAATAGAAATTTAGGGCAAATGCTGAATTTATGCCCCGAAGACTGGAGTAGATGCAAACTAGGGACCAATATCGCACAGTAAAGTATAAGGGACTAAAGCCTCATGGGCTAAACTTTAGGGACCTCAGCTATATTCCATTTTATTAATCACTTCCTTAGCTTGCTCACACCCCGATCCACCCTATATCCTTATGTGCAGGTTCAAGTTCTCTTGACGACAGTTGATGCAAATACGTGACATATCATggagttgaaaagtcaaaagaGTATTATTATACAAGGGAGGGGTAACAATGAAGTATTACTCAACagaaattcaatttcaattAGAGATGATTCTAATCTACTATTGGCTTCTGTTAGGTAACGACCATCCTAAAAGCAAATTCAAGAATGCGCAATTCCAAAAACCTTTCCATGCGGTGACATTTGAATACTTTCGGGTCAAACATGCTCTATAGTTGATGTATTTGTTAGAATTGTCcgactcaaaaacttaagttaaTAGGTGTAAGGAGACTATGTGAATGTAAGGTCTTCTGAAATCCTGTAGACTTGTGCTGTGGATATTGTAAGAACCCCTCTTATGTACGAGTCGGATAAGTAAGGATACGTGAAATTGACAAACGAGAGCCCACATATGCAAGATAAATCGGGGTGGAATCTAGCTTTGATACTACCTTAGAATGGCTAATCCAAGAGCTTAAATTATTAGGTGAAGGGGGACCACGTGGATATATGGCCTGCTGAAACCCCGTAGACAAGCGAATCGGGATACTTTAACAGCAGTCTGCTTCATTTCTTTCAAGAAAGAATTTGGAACGTTGATTGATCAATTTGGAGTGTAGTCTGGAAGATCATAATTGCTTGTGCTTATTATAGTACTATTGTTGATAAAAAGCATGACTGACAAACAATTACCAGACATAGTTTCAATGCATATCTTTTTAAAAGGTTCATTAATAAAGTGTAAGAAAAGTAGTTTTACTAAatatatgttatttttcgccTTTAAATTGTGGCAAATGGGAAAGGTTTGTTTTAGCAAGgataaataaaaga from Rhodamnia argentea isolate NSW1041297 chromosome 2, ASM2092103v1, whole genome shotgun sequence encodes the following:
- the LOC115755498 gene encoding protein-tyrosine-phosphatase PTP1 isoform X1 — translated: MAEPSAAVSSRRPLDFSPDSPPKPALSPDQYKFCAEALRALKEKLQMPERILQEFGHLQASRIRPSEMMRSCTVALDVVNLSKNRYTDVVPFDKNRVVLDPCKDYRPAARGYINASLITASSSKNISQFIATQGPLPHTYEDFWEMILQHRCPAIVMLTRLVDSYRAFNSAGVKMVKCGDYFQAEDGPRDFGNICIATKWIKNTDTSLVLRHLEVNYKETEEPPMSVLHILYPDWPDHGVPADTIAVREIFKRINEISPDIGPIVVHCSAGIGRTGTYCTIHNTVQRILVGDMSSLDLVNTISIFRSQRIGMVQTLILQFAFRRQSFGRWSTSCCFLEKLKAIQV
- the LOC115755498 gene encoding protein-tyrosine-phosphatase PTP1 isoform X2, producing the protein MAEPSAAVSSRRPLDFSPDSPPKPALSPDQYKFCAEALRALKEKLQMPERILQEFGHLQASRIRPSEMMRSCTVALDVVNLSKNRYTDVVPFDKNRVVLDPCKDYRPAARGYINASLITASSSKNISQFIATQGPLPHTYEDFWEMILQHRCPAIVMLTRLVDSYRAFNSAGVKMVKCGDYFQAEDGPRDFGNICIATKWIKNTDTSLVLRHLEVNYKETEEPPMSVLHILYPDWPDHGVPADTIAVREIFKRINEISPDIGPIVVHCSAGIGRTGTYCTIHNTVQRILVGDMSSLDLVNTISIFRSQRIGMVQTLEQYMFCYKAIIDELEDLIS